In the Solanum pennellii chromosome 5, SPENNV200 genome, one interval contains:
- the LOC107018797 gene encoding protein NRT1/ PTR FAMILY 2.13 produces the protein MEDKKNNNSSMSFPLPENGVSDEEKQTSGSDSPAKTRRRKPGGWRAMPYVLGNETFERLASIGLLANFMQFLLQVFHLDQVSASNVLNIWSGVTNFIPLIGAFISDAYIGRFWTIASASIFEMMGMLTLTMIPWLPKLHPPPCKLGQQCKKPNKSQMGFLVMGLGFLSIGSAGIRPCSIPFGVDQFDSTTDEGRKGIASFFNWYYTSFTLVLIIAVTLVVYIQDSVSWVLGFGIPTILIFLSIVLFFIGTKVYVHVKPQGSIFSSFIQVFVASYKKRNLKLPDKHQSSGLVFYDPLLPQGSIVNKLPLTHKYRWLNKAAIVMKDEVNRDGDCTNKWRLCSIQQIEEVKCVLKIIPIWSAGVICFTAMAQQGTFTISQALKMDRHLGPNFQIPPGSLSVISMITVGIWLPVYDRLIVPSLTKVTRIEGGITLLHRIGIGIAFSILSMVVAGITEKMRRNSAITHNSPDGIAPVTVMWLAPQLVLMGFAEAFNILGQIEFYNKEFPENMSSVANSLFSCTVAGASYISSLLVNVLHNTTGGNGHLDWLTNDINKGRVDYYYYLIAGLGVLNLFYFLYVASRYEYKTRVVVDDRIKGYGDDHELHDMKY, from the exons atggaggacaaaaaaaataacaattcttcAATGTCCTTCCCCTTGCCGGAAAATGGTGTCTCCGATGAGGAAAAACAGACCTCCGGTAGTGATTCTCCGGCCAAAACACGCCGGAGAAAACCTGGGGGATGGAGAGCTATGCCTTATGTTCTAG gAAATGAGACATTTGAGAGATTGGCATCAATAGGGTTATTAGCAAATTTCATGCAATTTTTATTACAAGTATTTCATTTGGACCAAGTTTCTGCCTCCAATGTTCTTAATATATGGTCTGGTGTTACTAATTTCATACCATTAATTGGTGCTTTTATTTCCGATGCATATATTGGTCGATTTTGGACTATTGCTTCTGCCTCCATTTTCGAAATGATG GGAATGTTGACATTAACCATGATACCTTGGTTACCTAAGCTACACCCTCCTCCTTGCAAATTGGGCCAACAATGCAAAAAGCCCAACAAATCACAAAtgggctttttagtaatgggCTTGGGCTTTTTATCCATTGGATCTGCTGGAATAAGGCCTTGTAGTATCCCATTTGGTGTAGACCAATTTGATTCAACAACAGATGAAGGAAGAAAAGGGATTGCTAGTTTTTTCAACTGGTATTACACTTCTTTTACATTGGTTTTGATAATTGCAGTCACACTTGTTGTGTATATACAAGATTCAGTGAGCTGGGTGCTCGGATTCGGTATCCCTACGATACTCATTTTCTTGTCTATCGTTTTATTTTTCATCGGGACTAAAGTCTACGTTCATGTCAAGCCTCAAGGAAGTATATTCTCGAGCTTCATTCAAGTTTTTGTAGCGTCTTATAAGAAACGCAACCTAAAGCTCCCTGACAAACATCAGAGTAGCGGTTTGGTCTTTTATGATCCTCTGTTACCTCAAGGGTCTATTGTGAACAAACTCCCTTTAACCCATAAGTACAG GTGGTTGAACAAAGCAGCGATAGTGATGAAGGATGAAGTGAACAGAGACGGTGATTGTACAAACAAATGGAGATTATGCAGTATCCAGCAAATCGAAGAAGTGAAATGTGTACTCAAAATAATCCCAATTTGGTCTGCAGGGGTTATCTGTTTCACAGCAATGGCACAACAGGGCACATTCACAATCTCACAAGCTCTAAAAATGGATCGTCATCTCGGACCTAATTTCCAGATCCCACCAGGTTCCCTCTCTGTAATATCGATGATTACAGTTGGGATATGGTTACCAGTCTACGATAGACTCATCGTGCCATCGCTCACAAAAGTAACACGAATAGAAGGTGGGATCACATTGCTACATAGAATTGGAATCGGAATAGCATTTTCGATTCTATCAATGGTCGTAGCTGGGATAACtgaaaaaatgagaagaaattcCGCCATAACTCATAATAGCCCTGATGGGATCGCACCAGTTACAGTAATGTGGTTAGCTCCACAGCTAGTGTTAATGGGATTCGCGGAGGCGTTCAACATACTTGGACAGATTGAATTTTACAATAAGGAATTCCCCGAAAACATGAGCAGTGTGGCTAATTCTCTGTTTTCATGTACTGTTGCTGGTGCAAGTTACATAAGCAGTTTACTAGTGAACGTTTTGCATAACACTACAGGAGGAAATGGACATCTAGATTGGTTAACGAATGATATTAATAAGGGTAGAGTAGACTATTACTACTATCTTATCGCGGGGTTAGGTGTGTTGAACTTGTTCTATTTTCTATATGTTGCTAGTCGATATGAGTATAAGACTAGAGTAGTGGTGGATGATCGAATTAAGGGTTATGGTGATGATCATGAACTTCATGACATGAAGTATTAA